A genomic region of Salinibacter pepae contains the following coding sequences:
- the atpG gene encoding ATP synthase F1 subunit gamma: MANLRDIRNRIDSIENTKQVTRAMKMVAAAKLRRAQEKIFRARPYAYKIGELTNHLKQELDPTAHPFFQAPDEASGALVIVITADRGLCGSFNSDAINTAEHLIETTYAETQSADDLFLLCVGKKGHKHFQKRDHRLVGDYKGVFDGLNFEVAQQVVEDAVEGFERGIWGEVKLVYNEFKNTIVQNQIVEPLLPIPEERFETPVMEEEADGFDLPANGRAIDYIFEPGAPALLDELVPRYLYYQVWRALLESNAAEQGARMVAMDNATSNAEELIEDLTLEYNRARQSAITRELLDITSGAEALEESG, translated from the coding sequence ATGGCGAACCTTCGCGACATTCGGAACCGGATCGACTCGATCGAGAACACCAAGCAGGTGACCCGGGCCATGAAGATGGTGGCGGCGGCGAAGCTGCGGCGGGCCCAAGAGAAGATCTTTCGGGCACGGCCCTACGCGTACAAAATCGGGGAGCTTACCAATCACCTCAAGCAGGAGCTCGACCCCACGGCCCACCCCTTCTTCCAGGCGCCCGACGAGGCCTCCGGGGCCCTGGTGATCGTGATCACGGCCGACCGTGGGCTCTGCGGGTCCTTCAACAGCGACGCCATCAACACCGCGGAGCACCTGATCGAGACCACCTACGCGGAGACGCAGTCGGCGGACGACCTGTTCCTGCTGTGTGTCGGAAAAAAGGGGCACAAGCACTTTCAGAAGCGGGACCACCGCCTCGTCGGTGACTACAAAGGCGTTTTTGACGGCCTCAACTTCGAGGTGGCCCAACAGGTCGTGGAGGATGCGGTGGAAGGCTTCGAACGCGGCATCTGGGGCGAGGTGAAACTCGTCTACAACGAGTTCAAGAACACCATCGTCCAGAACCAGATCGTAGAACCCCTGCTGCCCATCCCGGAGGAGCGGTTCGAGACGCCGGTCATGGAGGAAGAGGCCGATGGCTTTGACCTCCCGGCGAACGGCCGGGCCATCGACTACATCTTCGAGCCGGGGGCCCCTGCGTTGCTTGATGAGCTCGTCCCCCGCTACCTGTACTACCAGGTGTGGCGGGCGCTTCTCGAATCGAACGCAGCCGAGCAGGGCGCGCGGATGGTGGCGATGGACAACGCGACCTCCAACGCCGAGGAGCTGATCGAGGACCTTACCCTTGAGTACAACCGGGCCCGGCAGAGCGCCATTACCCGTGAGCTGCTGGACATTACCAGCGGGGCGGAGGCCCTCGAAGAATCCGGGTAG
- a CDS encoding NAD(P)H-binding protein: MSSRPTVAIAGATGFVGTALRDALRDAYNVVGLTRSPVRAQANAGPASAEEWRHADLFDPYAVQDGLEGADYAIYLVHSMLPSARLTQGQVADLDLLQADNFARAAEAEGVDQILYLGALIPEDKSPLPSPLRRRLEMEAVLGSTSVPLTTLRAGLIVGAGGTWLSMLLNLVRRLPVMVLPSWTRAETQPIALRDVVRGLEKSLGNPETYEATYDVGGPEAMSYHEMLLRTADVLGLRRRTTTVPMESPRLSKLWVWLFGSVPWALVTPVIDSLRFQTRVQPNEMHRWLQHDALSFEGALEASVDARGHPLPNPRDDLREQEDAVIRDQSVVRSVQRMPCPPEFTARDVADEYLRWLPRLGWPMLQVHVEHGRVAHFELRPVGTLLKLRFAADRSPEGRQLFFVTGGLLAQGDGERSGRLEFRQVLGGEAVLAAIHDFSPRLPWYVYNSTQALAHLVVMWGFRQHLERLTQRQSETPSVSSALHGPSS; encoded by the coding sequence ATGTCCAGTCGTCCCACCGTCGCCATCGCCGGAGCCACGGGCTTTGTGGGCACGGCGTTGCGGGACGCCCTGCGGGACGCGTACAACGTGGTTGGGCTCACGCGATCGCCGGTGCGGGCCCAGGCGAACGCGGGGCCGGCCTCCGCCGAGGAGTGGCGACACGCCGACCTCTTCGACCCCTACGCGGTGCAGGACGGACTGGAGGGGGCCGACTACGCCATCTACCTCGTCCACTCCATGCTCCCGTCGGCCCGGCTCACGCAGGGCCAGGTGGCCGACCTCGATCTCCTGCAGGCCGACAACTTTGCACGGGCGGCCGAAGCGGAGGGCGTCGACCAGATTCTGTACCTCGGGGCGCTCATCCCCGAGGACAAAAGCCCCCTGCCGTCGCCCCTCCGGCGCCGGCTCGAGATGGAGGCGGTCCTCGGCTCCACGTCCGTCCCGCTGACGACGCTCCGGGCCGGGCTGATCGTGGGGGCGGGCGGCACGTGGCTGAGCATGCTGCTCAATCTGGTCCGACGCCTCCCCGTCATGGTCCTGCCGTCCTGGACCCGGGCCGAGACCCAGCCCATTGCCCTCCGGGACGTGGTGCGGGGGCTGGAAAAAAGCCTGGGCAATCCGGAGACGTACGAGGCCACCTACGACGTGGGAGGGCCCGAGGCAATGAGCTACCACGAGATGCTGCTGCGCACCGCCGACGTGCTGGGGCTCCGGCGCCGCACCACGACGGTGCCGATGGAGTCGCCCCGCCTCTCGAAGCTCTGGGTCTGGCTCTTCGGAAGCGTGCCCTGGGCCCTCGTGACGCCCGTGATCGACAGCCTGCGGTTCCAGACGCGCGTGCAGCCGAACGAGATGCACCGGTGGCTCCAGCACGACGCCCTGTCGTTTGAGGGGGCCCTGGAGGCCTCCGTGGACGCACGCGGCCACCCGCTGCCCAACCCGCGAGACGATCTGCGGGAGCAAGAAGACGCCGTCATCCGCGACCAGAGCGTGGTCCGCTCGGTGCAACGCATGCCGTGCCCCCCGGAGTTTACGGCGCGGGACGTGGCGGACGAGTACCTGCGATGGCTGCCGCGCCTGGGGTGGCCCATGCTGCAGGTGCACGTGGAGCACGGGCGGGTCGCGCACTTCGAGCTGCGCCCCGTCGGCACCCTCCTCAAGCTCCGGTTTGCGGCCGACCGCAGTCCCGAAGGGCGGCAGCTCTTCTTCGTGACCGGCGGGCTGCTGGCACAGGGCGACGGCGAGCGGTCCGGTCGTCTCGAATTTCGGCAGGTGCTGGGGGGCGAGGCCGTTCTGGCCGCCATCCACGACTTCTCGCCCCGGCTGCCGTGGTACGTCTACAACAGCACGCAGGCACTCGCCCACCTCGTGGTGATGTGGGGCTTCCGGCAGCACCTGGAGCGCCTCACGCAACGACAGTCCGAAACGCCCTCCGTTTCGTCCGCCCTCCACGGCCCCTCCTCGTAG